One window from the genome of Carcharodon carcharias isolate sCarCar2 chromosome 9, sCarCar2.pri, whole genome shotgun sequence encodes:
- the LOC121281910 gene encoding uncharacterized protein LOC121281910 isoform X2 — protein sequence MDLPGRSRPGRRSSTKSSLVAPKHRASTCVPTRTSSNATASTAVRRNSEAPSQCRRPLLTRKSPPQGCSKIPLTELGKQTLGANNLKVFEKRVLRVPSVSTVKNSQFSTDSFDVNSAQKLGRKTGTKFKTAAKENSLNATYCLPSSDDEYTRQIPLKTKSVDAVMLQQKLPNTNVSNSVPEHEQTQLAHCPLRLTEPSYLSPLFSSFVVEECLHIAAELSNKSETCLLHAVDAINPVSVPNVSMINEEPVPLDCSVYSCCSDTSPTKLPLGGSTSQLQEDKDTSCQLILTEAEIKTQDSPVSAKMNDDDVETGTLPWSPSGNLIQINETMMQSDHNDHEGDAPKQNVYSSNVLSKLPSVSNCTMSLSTVDLIQLGEIQVRGASNTQSLDIKTDASCESFMTAKTLSNCNLSLSKKDLLLCERSMLSDENQILPKHRGSFENELEAPALLDCTPSFTTADLIQLNETMIERDNKNITFDLSEHESSFGNNLQVSALSNYKLPLSAQVVVQLNGTMTVDNHKNVTFETSKHEDVGNDLKVTNSSNYTLPPSMRETVQLNGTLTMDDHKNATFDAPKYEGSPQNDSKAPVLSNCELLLQLNSTMAVNDHKNATLDAPKHEGSPENDSKAPVLPSCELRQLNGTMTMDDHKNTTFDAPKHEGSPENDSKAPASSSCELLLQLNSTMTVDDYKNATFDAPKHEGSPENDSKTPVLSNCELLLQLNSTMAVDDYKNATLHAPKHEGSPENDSKAPASSNCELLQLNSTMGVDDYKNATFDAPKHKGSPENDSKAPASSSCELLLQLNGTVTMDDHKNATFDAPKHEGSPENDSKTPVLSNCELLLQLNSTMAVDDYKNATLHAPKHEGSPENDSKAPASSNCELLLQLNSTMGVDDYKNATFDAPKHKGSPENDSKAPASSSCELLLQLNGTMTMDDHKNATFDAPKHEGSPENDSKVSALSNRELLLQLNSTMAVDDHKNATFDAPKHEGSPENDSKASALSNCELLLFTSSGAQLNGIVTVTDCNAAFDTSKCEDSLENNPSKTTNFPNCKLPRSSGGSNEIRLMRKHAPDYGSKLEQVKQNGKSSISNSTLNLGKGGDSTCTNKISSETNQGGDNWSALERSLHLRDTSQNKELSICEHADLVDIVSSEWAPHCMSTPYVRGKQSFPEYLQLDHSFLASYCALQDSEHDGVGECPDEQNKTKGDSESSSIDATETKNSRRKDSNAPRPGQRLQQTKMGTESSLKHVSSLPGVRRKNISQAPVSEAHKSGAHKDSVPPPTRICKVGSTAVGRGGKPPMQPPSFSKICLPKPRLVLGRLSSAIGTGQNAANNKLSSCHIGVNAKMSAKAEPNQPLTKAISKIPGMKKRSSLVSSKLTVQETKVDSKPAELFNIASFQSN from the exons ACGGAGCTCAACAAAGTCTTCATTAGTTGCGCCAAAGCATCGTGCTTCAACTTGTGTTCCCACTAGAACCTCAAGTAATGCAACTGCTTCCACAGCTGTTAGGAGGAATAGTGAGGCACCATCACAATGTAGACGTCCACTGCTGACCAGAAAAAGTCCACCTCAAGGTTGTTCAAAAATTCCACTAACTGAATTGGGGAAACAGACACTTGGTGCCAATAACTTGAAAGTTTTTGAGAAACGAGTGCTAAGAGTGCCGAGTGTCTCAACTGTCAAAAACAGTCAATTCAGCACAGACTCCTTCGatgtaaattctgcccaaaagTTGGGTAGAAAGACAGGTACCAAATTCAAAACTGCTGCAAAAGAAAATTCTCTGAATGCAACATATTGTCTTCCAAGTTCTGATGACGAGTATACAAGGCAAATTCCTCTAAAAACAAAAAGTGTGGATGCAGTAATGTTACAACAAAAGTTGCCCAACACTAATGTGTCCAACAGTGTCCCTGAACATGAGCAAACACAATTAGCCCATTGTCCACTTCGCCTTACGGAACCTAGTTATTTGTCACCTTTATTCAGCAGTTTTGTTGTAGAAGAATGCTTACATATAGCGGCTGAGTTAAGTAATAAAAGTGAGACATGTCTTCTCCATGCAGTTGATGCAATAAATCCTGTTTCGGTGCCCAATGTTTCCATGATAAATGAGGAACCTGTACCATTGGACTGTTCAGTGTATTCCTGCTGTTCAGACACCTCTCCAACAAAATTGCCACTTGGTGGCAGCACTTCACAGTTGCAAGAAGATAAGGATACTAGTTGTCAACTAATTCTCACAGAAGCAGAAATCAAAACTCAAGACTCACCAGTCAGTGCTAAAATGAATGATGACGATGTTGAGACTGGAACTCTGCCTTGGTCCCCTTCAGGAAATTTGATCCAGATAAATGAAACCATGATGCAGAGTGACCATAATGACCATGAAGGTGATGCACCAAAGCAAAATGTCTATTCTAGCAATGTCCTGAGCAAGTTGCCCTCTGTATCCAATTGCACGATGTCCCTTTCCACAGTAGATTTAATCCAGTTGGGTGAAATCCAGGTGAGAGGTGCATCAAATACACAATCTTTGGACATAAAGACTGATGCATCTTGTGAAAGTTTCATGACAGCCAAGACTTTGTCTAACTGTAATTTGTCACTATCTAAGAAAGACCTGCTGTTGTGTGAAAGAAGCATGCTAAGTGATGAAAACCAAATTTTGCCAAAGCACAGAGGCAGTTTTGAAAATGAACTCGAGGCACCTGCTTTGTTAGATTGCACACCGTCTTTCACTACAGCTGATTTAATCCAGTTGAATGAAACAATGATTGAGCGAGATAATAAAAATATAACCTTTGATTTATCAGAACATGAAAGTAGTTTTGGAAATAACCTCCAGGTTTCTGCCTTATCCAATTACAAGCTGCCCCTATCTGCACAGGTGGTAGTGCAGTTAAATGGTACCATGACTGTGGATAACCATAAAAATGTAACTTTTGAAACGTCAAAACATGAAGATGTGGGAAATGACCTCAAGGTAACTAACTCATCCAATTACACACTGCCCCCGTCTATGAGAGAAACGGTGCAGTTAAATGGTACCTTGACCATGGACGACCATAAAAATGCAACATTTGATGCACCAAAGTATGAAGGTAGTCCCCAAAATGATAGCAAAGCACCTGTTTTGTCCAATTGTGAACTGCTGCTGCAATTAAATAGCACCATGGCTGTGAATGATCATAAAAATGCAACACTGGATGCACCAAAGCATGAAGGTAGTCCCGAAAATGATAGCAAAGCACCTGTCTTGCCCAGTTGTGAACTACGGCAGTTAAATGGAACCATGACCATGGATGACCATAAAAATACAACATTTGATGCACCAAAGCATGAAGGTAGTCCCGAAAATGATAGCAAAGCACCTGCCTCATCCAGTTGTGAACTACTGCTGCAGTTAAATAGCACCATGACTGTGGATGACTATAAAAATGCAACATTTGATGCACCAAAGCATGAAGGTAGTCCTGAAAATGATAGCAAAACACCTGTCTTGTCCAATTGTGAACTACTGCTGCAGTTAAATAGCACCATGGCTGTGGATgactataaaaatgcaacactTCATGCACCAAAGCATGAAGGTAGTCCCGAAAATGATAGCAAAGCACCTGCCTCGTCCAattgtgaactgctgcagttaaaTAGCACCATGGGTGTGGATGACTATAAAAATGCAACATTTGATGCACCAAAGCATAAAGGTAGTCCTGAAAATGATAGCAAAGCACCTGCCTCGTCCAGTTGTGAACTACTGCTGCAGTTAAATGGTACCGTGACCATGGATGACCATAAAAATGCAACATTTGATGCACCAAAGCATGAAGGTAGTCCTGAAAATGATAGCAAAACACCTGTCTTGTCCAATTGTGAACTACTGCTGCAGTTAAATAGCACCATGGCTGTGGATgactataaaaatgcaacactTCATGCACCAAAGCATGAAGGTAGTCCTGAAAATGATAGCAAAGCACCTGCCTCGTCCAATTGTGAACTACTGCTGCAGTTAAATAGCACCATGGGTGTGGATGACTATAAAAATGCAACATTTGATGCACCAAAGCATAAAGGTAGTCCTGAAAATGATAGCAAAGCACCTGCCTCGTCCAGTTGTGAACTACTGCTGCAGTTAAATGGTACCATGACCATGGATGACCATAAAAATGCAACATTTGATGCACCAAAGCATGAAGGTAGTCCTGAAAATGATAGCAAAGTGTCTGCCTTATCCAATCGTGAACTGCTGCTACAGTTAAATAGTACCATGGCGGTGGATGACCATAAAAATGCAACATTTGATGCACCAAAGCATGAAGGTAGTCCCGAAAATGATAGCAAAGCGTCTGCCTTGTCCAATTGTGAGTTGCTTCTATTTACGAGCAGTGGAGCACAATTAAATGGAATTGTAACTGTCACTGATTGCAATGCTGCATTTGATACATCAAAGTGTGAAGACAGtttggaaaataaccccagcaaAACAACTAACTTCCCCAATTGCAAGCTGCCTCGATCTTCAGGAGGCTCAAATGAAATCAGACTTATGAGAAAACATGCCCCAGATTATGGATCAaagttggagcaggtgaagcagaaTGGCAAAAGTAGTATCTCAAATTCAACTCTGAATTTAGGGAAGGGGGGTGACTCTACATGTACGAATAAAATATCCAGTGAAACAAATCAAGGAGGTGATAACTGGTCTGCTTTAGAAAGAAGTCTACATTTGAGAGACACTTCCCAGAACAAGGAACTAAGCATTTGTGAGCATGCAGATTTAGTTGATATAGTGAGTTCAGAATGGGCTCCACACTGCATGTCCACTCCATACgtaagagggaaacagagttttcCAGAATATCTACAACTTGACCATTCTTTCCTGGCCTCATACTGTGCACTTCAGGATAGTGAGCATGATGGAGTGGGTGAGTGTCCAGATGAACAAAACAAGACAAAAGGTGACTCTGAAAGCTCTAGCATTGATGCCACTGAAACTAAAAACAGTAGGAGAAAAGATTcaaatgcaccaagacctggacagcGATTGCAGCAAACTAAAATGGGAACTGAGAGTTCCTTAAAACATGTTTCTTCTCTCCCTGGAGTCAGAAGGAAAAACATCAGTCAAGCACCTGTGTCTGAAGCGCACAAATCTGGAGCACATAAGGACTCTGTACCACCTCCGACTAGAATCTGTAAAGTAGGTTCTACTGCTGTGGGAAGAGGAGGAAAGCCTCCAATGCAACCACCTAGTTTTTCAAAGATATGCCTTCCAAAGCCTCGTCTGGTTTTGGGAAGGCTGAGCAGTGCAATAGGGACTGGGCAAAATGCAGCAAACAACAAACTTTCGTCATGCCACATTGGAGTCAATGCCAAA ATGTCTGCTAAAGCAGAACCTAATCAACCTTTGACTAAAGCTATTTCAAAGATACCTGGAATGAAGAAAAGATCGTCACTGGTATCATCAAAGCTAACTGTTCAGGAAACAAAAGTAGACTCCAAACCAGCTGAACTTTTCAATATAG CTTCATTTCAGAGCAACTAA